The genomic interval GCGATCCGACGACTCCAGGACTTCGGGTGAAATCTCAGCGATGACGATCTCTTCGACGGGATGTCGCGAAACGGAGTAAGCCGTGCCTCCGCTGCCGAAGCCGATGTGAAGGACTTTGCGGGGATCCTCGTGAATCATCAGAGGAAGGTGGCCCTGCAGCATCTGGGTGCCGACCAGATCGCGGGCGGTGCCCGCCACGTTGACCCCATTCAGCTCGAGCCAGAGACCGTCGCCCACTTCCCGCAGGACCACGGTCGCGGAGGTGTCCTCGCGCATCATTCGGATCTTCGAGCGTTCGCCCTCGTAGATGCCGGCCGTGTAGATCACCGCGTCGCGGTCGATCAAAACCCAGCCGATCGAGAGAGCGCCGGCGGCAACGATCAGCATCGTCACCAGCGCTCTCCGCGTGGAACCGGCCAATCTTCCGGACGGAATGATGAGAAAGGCGGCGAGCATCATCGAGACCACGGCCGTTGCAAAAATCCCGTTCTGTGACCCTAGAGTACGAATCAGAAGGAAGCCCGCCGCGAGAGATCCCGCGATGCTTCCGAGCGTGTTCCAGAGATAGACCGAGCCGGTCGCCCTGCTCTCGGAATTCTTCGTGATGAGCTCATACAACAGGACCACGAGCGGAAACGTCGCGCCCATCAGAAGCGTCGGAGGGATCACCGCCGTGAGCACCCCTGCAAGAAGAACGAGAAACGTTTCCGCGTATCCGGTGGGTCTCACGATCTCAGCGAGATGGCCGAGAACATCCGACAGTTTCGTGAAGTACCAGACCTGGAAGGCGAGAACGACTCCGAGGGTCGCCTGCAGAGCCCCGAGAGCGGCGACCGGATGCGTTCTTGGCCATCGGGTTCGCGCGGCCGCACTCCCGAGGGCGATACCAATCAGAAATCCGAACAGCATCAGCGAGAACGCGTAGACGCTGCTTCCGAGGTGAAGCACGAGGATTCGCGTCCAGAAGATCTCGTTCGAGATCGCGACCATCCCGGTCAGAAAGGCGACCAGCAGAACGGCGCGGGCACCGAGTCCGTAAGCGGAGCCGATCTCTTCCTGCAGGGTCGCGGTCTCCTCCGCTCCGCGGGACGACGATCGGATGCGCGCAATCAGTACTGCGGCAACCGCCAGGACGAAGTTGGTCGCGACCGCGACGACGAGCGTTCTGACCAACCCGAGCCTCGGAATCAGAACGAAACCGCCCATTGCGACCCCTGCGGCGGCACCGAACGTATTGATCGAGTAGAGCGAAGCGATCGCGCGACCGCTGCTCTCGACTGCCTCCTCCCACCACCGGATCAGAACGGGAAGCGTCCCCCCCATCAGGATCGTGGGCGGAAGGAGAAACAGGCTCGACACGGCGATCCGCATCAGCGAGACAGCGCCGGGAGCGTCGGCCAGTGAGCTCCAGGTCGAAACATAGATCGCGTCGAGAAGCCTGAAAATCCACGGCGAGAACGCACCGATGACTCCGATGAAGGCCTCGACGACGGCATAGACGAGAAGCGGGGATCGGGACCGGAACCGCTTGCCGAAAATCCAGGCGCCGATTCCCAGTCCGCCGAGAAAGATCGCAACGAGCGTGGCCGTGGCGTAGACCGTGTTGCCGAAGACGTAGCCGAGATTTTTCAGCCAGACCGTCTGATAGAGCAGCGAGCTCGCACCGGAAAAAAAGAAAATCGCGGCCACCAGCACCCGCCGGCGCAATCGTCCCCGGTCGATCACGAAACAGCCTCTTCGCCTCTCCTGAGAGCGATTCCGAGATCGCTATCCTCTTCTTCCAGCACCGTGCGGAGATCGACGATCACCGAGCCTTCCTCAACGCGTGAGACGACGCCGAGATCGCGAAGCGTCGAAGAAACCGTGGTTTCGCGTCCAGCCTTCGCGAGACCTCTCGATTCGATCGACTCGTCAGGAGTCGTTCCTCCTCCGAGCACGGCCTTCGTCTCGATGAGCTTCCATTCCTCGAGACCCTGCCGCTCGACGATTCGCCGTCCTCTCTCTTCGAGCGCAGCGTTTTCTGCCTTCATCATCCTGTAGATCGGGATGCGCTCTTCGTGCGCCTCCCGGAGAAACTCCCGAAGGGTCAGCGTGACGATTGCAAATGTTTCTTTCCCCGGTCGGAAAGCCCTCATGAGCGGATGCCGGCGGCACCGTTCGACCAGTTCACGACTTCCGAGGATCAATCCTCCCTGGATCGCTCCGATGAGCTTGTCGGTCGAACAGGTAACGACGTCGGCCCCCATCCGCAACATCTCGCCGACCGTCTCTTCCCGGGAGAAGCCGTAACCGCTCAGATCGACCACCCGTCCGCCGCCTTCGTCGACGACCAGTGGAATATTCGACTCCCCGGCGATACCGATCAGCTCTCCAAGGCTCGGATGCTCGGTAAATCCGACAATTCGGAAATTCGAGGCGTCAACCCGCAGCAACGCTCCTGTTTCTCCCGACACGGCGTCTCTGTAATCCGCCGCACGGGTTCGATTCGTGGTACCGACCTCGCGCAGCCGGGCTCCTCCCTGACGGATCACGTCAGGGACACGAAACGAGCCGCCGATCTCGACCAGTTCTCCTCTCGACACGACGACTTCCCGTTCGGCGGCGAGGGCCGCGAGCACCAGCGTGACCGCCGCGGCATTGTTGTTGACGAGTATCGCGGCTTCGCACCCGAACAGTTCCTCGCAGATCCGTCCGAGATGGATCTGACGCGAGCCTCGGGAGGCAGATTCGATGTCGTACTCGAGGTTCGAGTATGAGGTCACGAGCCTGGCGGCCTCCGCCCAGATGGACGGATCGATGGGGGAACGGCCGAGGTTGGTGTGGATCAGAACCCCGGTGCCGTTGATCATCGGTCGGAGGGACATCGATGCCCTCGCCGCGAGGTCGCCCGCGACCCGAGCCCGGACGAGCTCGGCATCGAAGATCTCTCCATCGCTTCTGACCCGATCGAGCGCGCGCCTGATGCCCTCCACGACTCTCGATCTTCCGAAATCCTCGACCAGCGGCTCGTACGACGAAGAGGAGATCATCTTCTCGACCGACGGGATCCCCGAGCGCGAACGTCCTTTCGATCCCCGACTCCTCCTTACTCCCCTCGATTTTTCACTGGCCATAGGCTGGTCATCGTGGCCTTCGCGCCCCGAGTCGTTCGTGTATTGTATTGCCTTGTAGAGATGAGAAATCCAAAGCTCGAGATGCTGGCTCAGCTGGAGGAGAAGCTGCGCCAGCTCAAAACCCAATACGATATGTTTTTCGCCGGCTCCCGCCCCTTGCCTCCCACCGAGGACCGGAAGCGGTTCGAGACCGATCTTCGCGAGCTCGAAAAGTCGCGGATTCGCGACAATACGGTGCGGTTCCGCTTCAACAACCTGATGAATAAGTACACGATGATGCGGGAGCTGTGGGGACGCCGCCTTCGGGAAAAGGAAGAGGGTCCGGTCGACTACCGCAAGAGAGCCGCCGCCCTCAATATGGATGTCTCGGATCGACCCGATCGCTCCGCTGGCGCTCAGCGACGCGCGGAACGCGTAACTTCGACTGACGGCCGTTCGTACATCAGAGTGGAAGGCTCAGGAGATGCGGACCAGTTGCTCGAGCTTCACCGCGACCTTGCAGCGGCGAGCCGCGAAGCAGGAACACGCGAGATCACCGTGGGGCAGCTCTCAGCGATGATCGACACTCAGGTTTCCGGCCTTCGAGAGAAATACGGATCGGCCGACATCGGATTCAGGGTCGAGGTCGTCGACGGGAAGGTCAAGCTCAAAGCCAGACCCTTGCAGGAGAAACCATGAAATCCCGAATTGCCGCCATCGCAGTGATCGCCCTCTTCTCGGCAGGCTGCACAGCCTACCTCGCCGACCGCTTCGACGGCGATCCTTATGTGGATCCCTTCTGGGAGAAGTATCTCAATCCTGCCGAACCCCTCGATCGACGAATCACCGACATCCTCGAGGACATTCGGTCGAATGGCCCGAACCCGGTTCTTCAAAACGAGCTCGGCGCGCTGCTGGTCGAAAAAGGTTTCCCCAAGGACGCCGAGCGCGAGTTCCGGCGAGCGCTCCGGGAAGATGACCGCTACTACCCGGCCATGTACAACCTCGCTCTTTCCCGCCAGGCTCGTGGAGACGAGGCCGGCGCTCGGCGCGCACTTCGACGAACCCTTCAGGTGAAACCGGGCCATGCCGCGGCGCACTTTCAACTCGGCCTGTCGTACGAGCAGGAAGGACTGATCGAGCCGGCTCTCGAACAATACGAGAAGGCATATCGGATCAACGAGGCGCTGCTCGATCCGGGTGTCAATCCGAGAATCCTCGACACGGAGCTGGTCGATCTGGCGCTGCTGCGAATCTATCCGGCCGAGCACGTCATCAGAAGTCTCGCGTTCGAGAAACAGCCGTACTTTCCGGAAAGAACGGAGGCTACCGAACCCGCGCCATCCGACGTGCCGGAACCGGAGGAGATCGTGACGCCAGCCCCTCCTCCGACCGATCCGCAGTAGATCAGACCAACCGGTCCATCTCCGGGATCACACATCGGTAGCCCTCGCGGCTCAAACCGCCGACGACCGCGTCGATCATCTCCGAGCCGCGGAGCCCCGAAACGAGGTCCCCCTCGTGAAGCAGGACGATGGCCCCCGGTGCGACCTTTCCAACGATCCTTCGCCCAACCTGCTCCGGGGACTTCGAGACCGTGTCCCACGCTCTGGCGGTCCAGGCGACCAGCACCATCCGCTCCGATTCGAGAACCGGGTGTACGAACGGATTCTTCATCCCGACCGGCGCCCGGAAAAGAACCGGACGAGCTCCCAGTATTCGTTCGATCGCATCGTTGGCTCGCCGGATCTGTTCTCCGATCGCTCCCGGCGGCAGGCACCAGAAGGTTCCGCTGGGATGGGACCAGGAGTGGTTCCCGACGGAATGGCCCCGTTCAACGATCTCTCGAAGGAGATTCGGATGCGCGTCGGCCCTCTCCCCCTTGACGAAGAACGTCGCCCGCGCGCCATACGCGTCGAGAAGATCCAGCACTTTCGGTGTATCGTCGGGATCGGGTCCGTCGTCGATCGTCAGCCATACCTCTTTTTCATCGGAGCGAAACCGGCGGACCACCGGACCGAGGAGACGCGACGCCGGCATCAGAGTCGCCCATACGAGGATCGCATGCGCAACGAGCATGACCAGCAGCGACACCGGCCCTATGACCGGCCACAGCACGAGCGTCACCAGAGGCGCTGCAATGGCTGCTGTCAGGATGACGACTCGGATCGTCCCCTCCCTTTCGTGAATGCCGATTCCATGACTCGGACCATCGCATTCAGTATCACCGCACCGATATAGACGACCGCCACCCACCGCGCGACGGGCCCCCCGAACGCGACGAGAAACGCGCATACAGCGAGCATGAGGACCTGCTGAATCCGGCTCTGCAGGTCCGGCCTTCGCCGAAGATCGGTGTCGGCTCCCGGTGCGAAAATCCGGACCAGAAGAGTCCCCAGCGCAATGCTCGCGATCACCGCAAAGAGCATGAACGGAAGGGCGGCGACGAAAAGAATCACCGCCGAGACCATTCCGAGGCCGAAAGCCCTCGTGATCAGTTCCGTCAGCAGGACGTCGAGCACCAGGTAGAACGCAATCCCGAGAGTCCAGGCTTCGAGAGGATTGTGTCGGGGCCGGTCGGTCAGCATGACGACATCCGCGACCGGGTCGGAGCCGCAGCCAATGCCCAGCCGGGCAAGAGCTCGGAAGATCGCAAGGCGGCTTCGTACCGGATCGCAGACGCTCGTGATCACGTCCTCACCTCATAGAACGAGGCCCACTGATGCCACCATCGGGTCAGAATCCGTTCGAGAACTGCTGCCCATGAGCTCGCGGCGCGTTCGAGAGCAGGCTCCCTTCCGCCTTCCTCGGGGCGCGCCACATGAATCGGATCGAATGCGATCACCCGGTACCGATGGAGCCCGGATCGAACGACGAAGAGGGGAATGATGGGAACGCCGGCCACCAGGGCGAGCTGGAAGGGCCCCGACGGGATCGACCATTCACATCCGAAGATGGAGACCATCCGCGATGCGACACCCGGATAGCTGCGGTCTCCCTGAATGGCGACGATCTCCCCCGCACGCAACCGGTTGAGGAGCTCGATCCCCATCGACTCCGGACTCAGGTTGTAGGCGACCGAGAGACCGTCACCGCCAAACGTCTTGCGCTTTTCTCTCGCGAGCTCTTCGGTTCTTCGGTCGACCTCCGGCAAGCGGACCACCGAAAGACGCCGGCCTGTTCGCTCGGTGAAGATATAGGCCCCGAGATCGTAGTTGCCCATGTGCGCGGTCAGAAGAATCGCACCGCCTTCGATTCTGGAGAGGGCTTCGAGCTGATCCTCCCCTTCGATCTCCCAGTCGACCGGCTCTCGCCTGTCGATGAACGACCAGGTATCCGTCATCGACCACGAGAAGTTCCAGACCACTCGCGCTCCACGAAAGAAGTTCCGGACCGGCTGCTCTGGAAAAATGATCGCGAGATTTCGCGTCAATCCTCTTCGTCCGCTCGACCACGCCAGGTAGAAGGCCAGCGAGATCCAGACAATCGAGATCGGCATGAGCCACGGAGGGAAGTTGTTGACGCCCCAGAAATGCAGCTTGCGCCAGAAAACACTCCGAACCGACAGAAAGCGAAGCCAGTTGCTCATCCGGCGTTCATGTCCTCGAGAGCGCCGGATTCCTTCGCGACGTCGGGCCAGAGAGCTTCGAAAAGCTTCGACGAGAAGAGCCGGTCGTCGCCGTGGTAGGTCGGGACGACGAAGGGCGGAAAGCGAGCGAAGATTTCACGGTCGGAGACACGGCGCTTCGCCTGAACCCGTTCACGCTTATCCATGATCCGGTCATTGTTGGCGAAGAACCACTCTACCGCCCGGAACTGCATCGCCGTCAAAGGATCGTCGATTGTCGCCTTACCGGATTGCGTCGACTTTCCTGAGTCAGGGGCATCGAGCGGCGGCCGGGAAAGCAGGCCCGCCCTCGCGTTTCGTTCGGTCGAGTAGCGATGGAGACGATGAAGCAACGTCAGGAAAATCGGGCCTGACAGCCTGCCGAGCATTTCGTCGTCCAGATTCTTCACGACCATCTGAATCGCATTCCTCTCGAAAAGCACCCCCCTCTCGAATGCTCCCAGCCGGTTGCTCGTAGAGGACGATCGATGCCGAACCACCGCCGCAGGGTTCCAGACCGTGCGGTACCCCGCCTGCCACGACCTCCAGCCGAAGTCGACGTCCTCCAGATAGGCGAAGAAGTCGTCGTCGAAGCCGCCGAGCTCCAGAAACTCCCGTCGCCTGACCACCATGTTGCCCCCGCACGCAAAAAAGAGCTCCGTTCCCGGCTCCGGCTCGTCAATTTCATCGAGAGAGCGACCGTAGCCCGGCTGGAAGCCATGACCATCGAAGGTCATCACGCCGCGTACGAAATCGGCTTTCGTTCCGCTCGGATCGACGATCTTTCCTGCGGCTGCCACCACGTCAGGATCGGAGCCGGCGAGCGCATCGAGCGACGCTCCAATCCAGCCGGGCTCCGGGATGGCGTCGTTGTTGAGGAGGATCAGCAGATCCGCGGCCGACCGTCGTGCCGCTGCCATCACGCCGCCCGTGAAGCCTCGATTCTCTTCCAGCCGAATGACACGCACGGTCGGAAATCTCCGATGGACCATCTCCTGGATTCCGTCGGTCGAACCGTTGTCCACGACCGTGATCTCGACGTTTTCACGCCGCCCTTCGCCGGCCCCGGTCTGCAGAAGACAGGCTTCGACCGCCCGGATCGTGTCTTCACGACCATTCCAGGAAACGACCACGATCTCGGCCGCTGGGGCGCTCAGAGGATGCTCCTCAATTTCCGTCGGACTCGCTGGCCGACAGTCAGCGGAATCCTCATATCGGGAAACGCCGAGGCGATCCGCTTCGTGCGATCGACCGCGGGCTTCCGGAGAAACCGGAGCAGCGGCTCGGCAAGAGCCGGCCACTGATACTCCCTGACGAAATCCCGCGCCCCCGCGCGCAGCCTCTCCATTTCCGACGGACTGTTCAGAATGTCGATCAGCACTCCCGCCAGGTCATCGGGATCATTCGACGGCACGCTGACGCCGGCGCCGAATCGCGTCAGAATCGCGTCGGTCTCGGGAGCAGAGCTCGAGACCACCGGCAGCCCACCCCAGAGATAGTCGAGGATGCGGGTCCGGTAGGAGAGGTCGGTCTCCAGCGAGCGGTCGAATGTCAGCAAAGCGAGCTGGTGGCTCGCATACAGGGCCGATCGTTCCTCGTAACGAACCCATGGAAGAAAGTCGATCACGGCCTCGGCGCCGCTTTTCCGCACTACCGATCGCGCCTCCTCGAACCTCTGCCGTGGCGCGTCGGGATTCGGATTCTCGAGAAAGGTCAGCTTCGTGGACGCTCCTCGACGATTGGCCCGCATGACCGCCTCGATCGCGAGCTCCGGACGGTACCAGTCGTAGACGGAGCCGAAGAGCACCCGGTGCTCCCCGCTTCTCTCTCTCTGGAGCTCTACCGGCCGGGGAACGCCGAACGGAACGATCGCGAGCAGATTGTCGAGCCGGGGAGAGCCGTTGAATCTCTCGGGATTGATTCGTCCCGTTGCGGAGAGCATTCCGGTATAGAACATCTTCTGCGTCTCCGAGGCGCAAAGAAAAAAATCCCCCCGGCGAAGAGACCGGAGAATCGTCTCGTAATCGTGACTGAAGGCATCGGGATGTGCCTCGGCGTAGTGAAGATTCTCGATGAAGTAGGGGTCATAAAGATCGATGACGAGCGGTTGGGTGGAACCATGTTCCAGGACGTCGTTGACCGCGTGACCCTGTGTGTAGATCGAGTCTGAACGCCGGGATTCAACGTCGAGATTCTCTGCGGAGGAGACGACCGGACGCCACGGTCCATCCGGCGCCCCGTCCGGACTGGCCAGCACGACTTCGATTCCTCCGTCGGTCGCGGCCTTCGCCAGTTCGAGGAACCTGATGCCGATCCCGGCGGGCGATCCCGACCTGAGCTTCTCGGGACAGACGAAGAGCGATCTCATTCGCGTCCGATACCCTTCAGCTTCTGGAACAGATCGTGAGCGCGCCAGGCTTTCGTGCCGCGCATCTGGTCGATGAGCGAATTGAGCCGGGAAATCTCATTGAACTGCGCCTGCATCGTCCGGTCGCGATCGTCCATGGCGTCGGCGAATCGTTTCCGGTCTGCCTCCACTCGAGCCAGCTCTGCGCGAAGTGTTCGAACTTCTCCTTCCAGAGCAAATCGGCGAGTTTCGCTTTCCTGGAGCCGGCCCCCGAGATGGTGTGCGTTGGCAGCGGCGGTCTCGTGAGATTCCCTCACTCTGGACGCGAGGGTCCTGGTTTCCTGCTCGAGGTGTCGCGCCCGCCCCGATTCCGTCCAGCCGATCGATTCGAGCTTCTGCCGGCGTGCGTGCTCGGCGCTGATGTACCGGGCCAGCACCCGCAGATCGATGAGCTCCTCGTGTTTCTGCCACACCGCGAGTTTCGCATCGAGAAATCGATCGCTGCCCGCACCTGCGCCGAGGATCGCCGACCCGATATTCTCAATGTGCCGGATCTCACAGGTGATCCGCGGAATCCGCCTCAAGGGCCCTCTTCGTGACAGGCGAATCAGAAAATCCCAGTCCTCGAAAAGATCGAACGCCGGATCGAACCCCTTCAGATCGAGATAATCGTCGCGCCGCATGAGAAGCGTCGGCAACGGAATGTAGTTGTCGAACAGCAGTGCGTCGGGATCGTAGTCGCGCGCGTACGTCCTGAGCGTCTTGTCGCGCATGAGTCTCCCGGAGGCTTCCATCGACCAGAAGGCCGAGAGCGCATCCGAATAAATCGCGACCTCTTTTCCGTCCCACTCCGATCCGAGCTCGTCTATGTGCTCCGGATAGTGGAGATCGTCGTCGTCGAGAAACATCAGGAAGCCGGTGGCAGCAGAATCCACCCCGATGTTCATCGCCACGCTGCGTCCACGGCTTTGTTCGTTCTCGACCAGGCGGACGCGATTCCGGGACCCGATCACGTCGCGTGGCGATGCACCGCCGTCGTTCACCACGACGATCTCGCTCGCTGGCGTCCCGAGCCGGATCGAGTCGAGAGCCTCGCGAAGAAGATCGAGCCGATCTCGGGTCCTGACGATCACCGAGATGTCCAGCGGATCCCGGAGAACGCGGATCTCGGGTTTCGGCCCGAGCTCATCGATCAGCCCGCTCCACGGCATCGAGGCGAGGTCTCCCACAGAGATCAGATGAAAGGCTTCGACGAATCGCACGTCCGATCCGAGAGTGAGCGCGCGATACTGGGCGAGTCCCCTCGCGAACCACTCGTAGTCACGGTGGCCTATCTGCGACTCGTGCGCCCGTATGGCGGCGAACTTTTTCTCGGCGACTCCGGTGATGTCGACCAGCACATTCGGACGGAACGGGACCGAAGTCTCGTAGAAAGCGACGGATGCGGACCCGAGCCGGGGGAGCGAATCGGGTACCGCGACGAAAATCCTCCAGAGCACTCGGGCGACCGCGCGGTGATCCGGATGGATGTCGAGCGGGCTCGGGACGAGAATGAGATCGGGCGAAAGCTCCTCGATGATCTCCCGCAGCTCGGTACGAAGAGAATCGGATGCCCCGGCCACCCCCCTGTCGGAATAGCCGAGAAAGCGGGGGGAGCCGGTGATCCCGATTGTTGCGAGCCCCCTTGCCATTTCGGAGGCGCGAACGTGCTGTCCATCTTCGCCGGCTGCCGCCGACCCATCCGTCACCGCGACCACCGAGATTTCCTTCTCCTCCGCCGCGGCGAGAGCGAGAAAGCCACCGCAGCCGATTACCTCGTCATCGGGGTGAGGTGCGAGCACGAGGATCTTCTGACCTGGCAGCGTGCCGGCCTGGAACGGAAGGTGCTCATTTTCCTCGCTTCGCATTCGGGTCGAATTATCTCGTATGCATCAGACCTTCG from Acidobacteriota bacterium carries:
- a CDS encoding fused MFS/spermidine synthase; its protein translation is MIDRGRLRRRVLVAAIFFFSGASSLLYQTVWLKNLGYVFGNTVYATATLVAIFLGGLGIGAWIFGKRFRSRSPLLVYAVVEAFIGVIGAFSPWIFRLLDAIYVSTWSSLADAPGAVSLMRIAVSSLFLLPPTILMGGTLPVLIRWWEEAVESSGRAIASLYSINTFGAAAGVAMGGFVLIPRLGLVRTLVVAVATNFVLAVAAVLIARIRSSSRGAEETATLQEEIGSAYGLGARAVLLVAFLTGMVAISNEIFWTRILVLHLGSSVYAFSLMLFGFLIGIALGSAAARTRWPRTHPVAALGALQATLGVVLAFQVWYFTKLSDVLGHLAEIVRPTGYAETFLVLLAGVLTAVIPPTLLMGATFPLVVLLYELITKNSESRATGSVYLWNTLGSIAGSLAAGFLLIRTLGSQNGIFATAVVSMMLAAFLIIPSGRLAGSTRRALVTMLIVAAGALSIGWVLIDRDAVIYTAGIYEGERSKIRMMREDTSATVVLREVGDGLWLELNGVNVAGTARDLVGTQMLQGHLPLMIHEDPRKVLHIGFGSGGTAYSVSRHPVEEIVIAEISPEVLESSDRYLRSVNHGVLEDPRVETVINDGRNFVLATPEKFDVILSDSIHPRFAGNGSLYTLDYFRLCRDRLEESGVVSMWLPIYTMTTKNYLEILAAFREVFPDTTVWYVPDTLNAFTIVIGKMSPGPLPLAELGAQLKGEAASQLGEIGVDGSAELASMLVLDPFGVEKITRDVAPHRDDRPTIEYESGRLMRRDLSWYRNFRMLVLESTPLRRAFRDANPEAIAEAERLRRERFLRHLSILESRLVEKAAPSDPAQPLQR
- the selA gene encoding L-seryl-tRNA(Sec) selenium transferase, translated to MISSSSYEPLVEDFGRSRVVEGIRRALDRVRSDGEIFDAELVRARVAGDLAARASMSLRPMINGTGVLIHTNLGRSPIDPSIWAEAARLVTSYSNLEYDIESASRGSRQIHLGRICEELFGCEAAILVNNNAAAVTLVLAALAAEREVVVSRGELVEIGGSFRVPDVIRQGGARLREVGTTNRTRAADYRDAVSGETGALLRVDASNFRIVGFTEHPSLGELIGIAGESNIPLVVDEGGGRVVDLSGYGFSREETVGEMLRMGADVVTCSTDKLIGAIQGGLILGSRELVERCRRHPLMRAFRPGKETFAIVTLTLREFLREAHEERIPIYRMMKAENAALEERGRRIVERQGLEEWKLIETKAVLGGGTTPDESIESRGLAKAGRETTVSSTLRDLGVVSRVEEGSVIVDLRTVLEEEDSDLGIALRRGEEAVS
- a CDS encoding tetratricopeptide repeat protein, coding for MKSRIAAIAVIALFSAGCTAYLADRFDGDPYVDPFWEKYLNPAEPLDRRITDILEDIRSNGPNPVLQNELGALLVEKGFPKDAEREFRRALREDDRYYPAMYNLALSRQARGDEAGARRALRRTLQVKPGHAAAHFQLGLSYEQEGLIEPALEQYEKAYRINEALLDPGVNPRILDTELVDLALLRIYPAEHVIRSLAFEKQPYFPERTEATEPAPSDVPEPEEIVTPAPPPTDPQ
- a CDS encoding polysaccharide deacetylase family protein; the protein is MTLVLWPVIGPVSLLVMLVAHAILVWATLMPASRLLGPVVRRFRSDEKEVWLTIDDGPDPDDTPKVLDLLDAYGARATFFVKGERADAHPNLLREIVERGHSVGNHSWSHPSGTFWCLPPGAIGEQIRRANDAIERILGARPVLFRAPVGMKNPFVHPVLESERMVLVAWTARAWDTVSKSPEQVGRRIVGKVAPGAIVLLHEGDLVSGLRGSEMIDAVVGGLSREGYRCVIPEMDRLV
- a CDS encoding lysophospholipid acyltransferase family protein, translating into MSNWLRFLSVRSVFWRKLHFWGVNNFPPWLMPISIVWISLAFYLAWSSGRRGLTRNLAIIFPEQPVRNFFRGARVVWNFSWSMTDTWSFIDRREPVDWEIEGEDQLEALSRIEGGAILLTAHMGNYDLGAYIFTERTGRRLSVVRLPEVDRRTEELAREKRKTFGGDGLSVAYNLSPESMGIELLNRLRAGEIVAIQGDRSYPGVASRMVSIFGCEWSIPSGPFQLALVAGVPIIPLFVVRSGLHRYRVIAFDPIHVARPEEGGREPALERAASSWAAVLERILTRWWHQWASFYEVRT
- a CDS encoding glycosyltransferase family 2 protein — translated: MVVSWNGREDTIRAVEACLLQTGAGEGRRENVEITVVDNGSTDGIQEMVHRRFPTVRVIRLEENRGFTGGVMAAARRSAADLLILLNNDAIPEPGWIGASLDALAGSDPDVVAAAGKIVDPSGTKADFVRGVMTFDGHGFQPGYGRSLDEIDEPEPGTELFFACGGNMVVRRREFLELGGFDDDFFAYLEDVDFGWRSWQAGYRTVWNPAAVVRHRSSSTSNRLGAFERGVLFERNAIQMVVKNLDDEMLGRLSGPIFLTLLHRLHRYSTERNARAGLLSRPPLDAPDSGKSTQSGKATIDDPLTAMQFRAVEWFFANNDRIMDKRERVQAKRRVSDREIFARFPPFVVPTYHGDDRLFSSKLFEALWPDVAKESGALEDMNAG
- a CDS encoding glycosyltransferase family 4 protein, with product MRSLFVCPEKLRSGSPAGIGIRFLELAKAATDGGIEVVLASPDGAPDGPWRPVVSSAENLDVESRRSDSIYTQGHAVNDVLEHGSTQPLVIDLYDPYFIENLHYAEAHPDAFSHDYETILRSLRRGDFFLCASETQKMFYTGMLSATGRINPERFNGSPRLDNLLAIVPFGVPRPVELQRERSGEHRVLFGSVYDWYRPELAIEAVMRANRRGASTKLTFLENPNPDAPRQRFEEARSVVRKSGAEAVIDFLPWVRYEERSALYASHQLALLTFDRSLETDLSYRTRILDYLWGGLPVVSSSAPETDAILTRFGAGVSVPSNDPDDLAGVLIDILNSPSEMERLRAGARDFVREYQWPALAEPLLRFLRKPAVDRTKRIASAFPDMRIPLTVGQRVRRKLRSIL
- a CDS encoding PIG-L family deacetylase, producing MRSEENEHLPFQAGTLPGQKILVLAPHPDDEVIGCGGFLALAAAEEKEISVVAVTDGSAAAGEDGQHVRASEMARGLATIGITGSPRFLGYSDRGVAGASDSLRTELREIIEELSPDLILVPSPLDIHPDHRAVARVLWRIFVAVPDSLPRLGSASVAFYETSVPFRPNVLVDITGVAEKKFAAIRAHESQIGHRDYEWFARGLAQYRALTLGSDVRFVEAFHLISVGDLASMPWSGLIDELGPKPEIRVLRDPLDISVIVRTRDRLDLLREALDSIRLGTPASEIVVVNDGGASPRDVIGSRNRVRLVENEQSRGRSVAMNIGVDSAATGFLMFLDDDDLHYPEHIDELGSEWDGKEVAIYSDALSAFWSMEASGRLMRDKTLRTYARDYDPDALLFDNYIPLPTLLMRRDDYLDLKGFDPAFDLFEDWDFLIRLSRRGPLRRIPRITCEIRHIENIGSAILGAGAGSDRFLDAKLAVWQKHEELIDLRVLARYISAEHARRQKLESIGWTESGRARHLEQETRTLASRVRESHETAAANAHHLGGRLQESETRRFALEGEVRTLRAELARVEADRKRFADAMDDRDRTMQAQFNEISRLNSLIDQMRGTKAWRAHDLFQKLKGIGRE